Proteins encoded in a region of the Zunongwangia endophytica genome:
- a CDS encoding HAL/PAL/TAL family ammonia-lyase codes for MLSIKATLKLSDFRQVLFENQQLEISEEILEKVTTSFSFLQNFAKDKVIYGVNTGFGPMAQYKIADKDRLQLQYNLIRSHASGTGKAIDPLCVKASMVARLNSLSLGYSGINTSVLETMQQLINRDVTPLVFEHGGVGASGDLVQLAHLALVLIGEGEVFYKGERKATKLVFQQLSIKPIEIKLREGLALINGTSVMTGIGIVNLIHAKRLLDWSVCCSSMLNELVSAYSDHYSSELNNSKLHESQHEIAKMMRDHLHDSHRIKNRQDHLYRETSTSEAIFSEKVQEYYSLRCIPQILGPVLATINSAEKILIDEVNSANDNPIVSVEDQMVYHGGNFHGDFISLEMDKLKLVMTRLSMLCERQLNYLLNSKLNEIFPPFVNLGKLGLNFGLQGAQFSAVSTTAENQTLSNSMYVHSISNNNDNQDIVSMGTNAANITKTVIDNTYQVLAVEMMAIIQGIKHIDKLDSFSNKSIEIFEKFNDKLNLEKEDFPLYKSIEDITKSLKENDAY; via the coding sequence ATGCTTAGCATCAAAGCAACACTAAAATTAAGCGATTTTCGTCAGGTATTATTTGAAAATCAACAACTTGAAATTTCAGAAGAGATTCTCGAAAAAGTAACAACTTCTTTTTCTTTCCTACAAAATTTTGCAAAAGACAAAGTTATTTATGGTGTAAATACGGGATTTGGGCCGATGGCGCAGTATAAAATAGCAGATAAGGATAGATTACAATTGCAATACAATCTTATTAGAAGTCATGCTTCTGGAACAGGAAAAGCAATAGATCCTTTATGTGTAAAAGCTTCCATGGTGGCGCGCCTAAACTCACTTTCATTGGGATATTCAGGCATAAATACGTCGGTTTTAGAAACCATGCAGCAATTAATAAACCGCGATGTTACACCTCTTGTTTTTGAACATGGCGGAGTAGGAGCTTCGGGAGATTTGGTACAATTAGCGCATTTGGCTTTGGTGTTAATTGGTGAAGGAGAAGTATTTTATAAAGGAGAGCGAAAAGCTACAAAATTGGTTTTTCAGCAGTTAAGTATAAAACCTATCGAAATTAAATTACGAGAGGGCTTAGCCTTGATTAATGGTACCTCGGTAATGACAGGAATCGGAATTGTAAACCTGATTCATGCTAAGCGATTATTAGATTGGTCGGTTTGTTGTTCTTCGATGCTTAATGAGTTGGTTTCTGCGTATTCCGATCATTATTCTTCAGAATTAAATAATTCCAAATTACATGAAAGTCAGCATGAAATTGCCAAAATGATGCGCGATCATTTACACGATAGTCACAGGATCAAAAATCGTCAAGATCACTTATACCGAGAAACGTCAACTTCAGAAGCAATTTTTTCAGAAAAGGTTCAAGAATATTATAGTTTACGTTGTATTCCGCAGATATTAGGTCCGGTTTTGGCTACTATTAATTCCGCAGAGAAAATTTTAATAGATGAAGTAAATTCGGCTAACGATAATCCGATTGTTTCGGTAGAAGACCAAATGGTTTATCACGGCGGAAATTTCCATGGCGATTTTATTTCCTTAGAAATGGATAAACTGAAGTTGGTTATGACGCGTTTATCGATGTTATGCGAGCGACAATTAAATTATTTACTGAATAGTAAATTGAACGAAATTTTCCCTCCATTTGTGAATTTAGGCAAATTAGGACTCAATTTTGGGTTGCAGGGAGCACAATTTTCAGCAGTTTCAACCACTGCAGAAAATCAGACACTTTCTAATAGCATGTACGTGCATAGTATCTCAAATAATAACGATAATCAAGATATTGTAAGTATGGGAACTAATGCAGCCAATATAACCAAAACAGTTATAGACAATACCTACCAGGTGTTGGCGGTAGAAATGATGGCGATTATTCAGGGAATCAAGCATATCGATAAGTTAGATAGCTTTAGTAACAAGTCTATAGAAATTTTCGAAAAATTTAATGATAAATTGAACTTGGAAAAAGAAGATTTCCCTTTATACAAATCTATTGAAGATATTACAAAGTCTTTAAAAGAAAACGATGCTTATTAA
- the fabG gene encoding 3-oxoacyl-ACP reductase FabG encodes MKYALVTGGSRGIGKAIAMKLAADLEYHILLNYHSNTEAAEETAKLIEDLGVNCELLKFDVANPEATKKAIENWQISNPDAVVEVLVNNAGITKDGLFMWMGEEDWSSVINTSLNGFYNVTQQFVKGMLQKRYGRIINIVSLSGVKGNPGQVNYSAAKGAVISATKALAQEIGKRKVTVNAVAPGFITSDMTADFDEKTLKKMIPMQRFGDAEEVADLVSFLASKKASYITGEVININGGLYS; translated from the coding sequence ATGAAATACGCTTTAGTTACAGGAGGATCACGAGGAATAGGAAAAGCAATTGCCATGAAACTGGCAGCAGATCTTGAATATCATATTTTACTGAATTATCATTCGAATACCGAGGCTGCTGAAGAAACCGCTAAACTTATTGAAGATCTAGGCGTAAATTGTGAGCTTTTAAAATTTGATGTAGCTAATCCTGAAGCAACAAAAAAAGCCATTGAAAATTGGCAAATCTCGAACCCAGATGCCGTGGTAGAGGTCCTGGTAAATAATGCCGGGATTACTAAAGATGGCTTGTTTATGTGGATGGGGGAAGAAGATTGGAGTTCGGTAATTAATACTTCGCTTAATGGATTTTATAATGTAACTCAGCAATTCGTCAAAGGGATGCTTCAAAAACGATATGGCAGAATTATCAATATCGTTTCATTATCTGGAGTGAAAGGCAATCCTGGACAGGTAAACTATTCAGCTGCAAAAGGAGCAGTAATTTCAGCAACAAAAGCTTTAGCACAAGAAATCGGAAAACGAAAAGTAACGGTAAATGCAGTAGCACCGGGATTTATAACTTCAGACATGACTGCCGATTTTGATGAAAAGACGCTAAAAAAGATGATTCCTATGCAACGTTTTGGTGATGCTGAAGAAGTTGCCGATTTAGTCAGTTTTTTGGCTTCAAAAAAAGCATCGTATATCACGGGAGAAGTCATAAACATTAACGGAGGATTATATTCTTAA
- a CDS encoding lysophospholipid acyltransferase family protein produces MAGWSGKSRGTLFTIRIYVFIIRTFGLYPAYFLLAFIAFYFFLFAPTSFKSIYYYFRRRHGYNSLKSIWNIYKTYFEYGKVQLDRVLITGGAKERYKFKFDGISHIQNLQQQNKGGILLTAHIGNFNLAKHFFDQKHNNTVINLIISDFEHESIKNYMESVTGKSGVKLIVLKKDLSHIFKMNEALKNNELLVFAADRYMKEVKTWKADFLGATSQFPQGPFKLAVRNNISVLFVHIMRERNYEYHFYARPYIPQKNTPKELLKAYLENLEKMVKKYPHQWYNFYDYWKDFS; encoded by the coding sequence ATGGCCGGCTGGAGTGGAAAATCACGCGGAACACTTTTTACTATTCGAATTTATGTTTTTATAATTCGAACGTTCGGTTTATATCCTGCGTATTTTTTACTGGCCTTTATTGCATTTTATTTCTTTCTTTTTGCTCCTACTTCTTTTAAAAGTATCTATTATTATTTCCGAAGAAGACATGGTTATAATTCCCTAAAATCAATATGGAATATTTATAAAACCTATTTTGAATATGGGAAAGTGCAGCTAGACCGTGTTTTAATTACGGGCGGAGCGAAAGAACGTTATAAATTTAAGTTTGACGGGATAAGCCATATTCAAAATCTTCAGCAACAAAACAAAGGCGGAATTTTATTAACCGCCCATATCGGTAATTTCAATTTAGCGAAGCACTTTTTTGACCAAAAGCATAACAATACGGTAATCAATCTTATAATTAGTGATTTTGAGCATGAAAGTATAAAAAATTATATGGAATCGGTTACCGGAAAATCGGGTGTAAAGCTAATCGTCTTAAAGAAAGATCTATCTCATATTTTTAAAATGAATGAAGCTTTAAAAAATAATGAGTTACTGGTTTTTGCTGCAGATCGTTATATGAAAGAAGTTAAAACCTGGAAAGCTGATTTTCTGGGAGCTACGAGTCAATTTCCGCAGGGGCCTTTTAAACTGGCGGTTCGCAATAATATTTCGGTCCTGTTTGTGCACATTATGCGAGAGCGAAATTATGAATACCATTTCTATGCGAGACCCTATATTCCGCAAAAAAATACACCAAAAGAACTTTTAAAAGCGTATCTTGAAAATCTGGAAAAAATGGTTAAAAAGTATCCACACCAGTGGTATAATTTTTATGACTATTGGAAAGATTTCAGCTAA
- a CDS encoding acyl-CoA thioesterase, which translates to MNKELTVQTKLQVRFSECDSLQIVWHGNYLKYFEEGREDFARKHGISYLDAKQHGFATPIVKSSCEHKSPLKYGDEFIVETTFVNASAAKIIYSCKIFKAGQLICTGETTQVFIDKNGELVLNNPSFFLDWKKKMKLI; encoded by the coding sequence ATGAATAAAGAGTTAACCGTACAAACTAAATTGCAGGTGCGTTTTAGTGAGTGCGATTCGTTGCAGATTGTATGGCATGGTAATTACCTGAAGTATTTTGAAGAAGGTCGCGAAGATTTTGCCCGTAAACACGGTATTTCTTATTTAGATGCCAAGCAACATGGCTTTGCAACACCAATTGTAAAATCGTCTTGTGAACATAAATCACCTCTAAAATACGGTGATGAATTTATAGTAGAAACCACTTTTGTAAATGCCAGTGCCGCAAAAATAATTTATAGCTGTAAGATTTTTAAAGCGGGACAATTAATTTGTACCGGCGAGACAACTCAGGTTTTTATTGATAAAAATGGAGAATTAGTACTGAATAATCCTTCATTTTTTCTAGATTGGAAAAAGAAAATGAAGCTGATTTAA
- a CDS encoding beta-ketoacyl synthase N-terminal-like domain-containing protein: protein MKNLYLHDDCIISPLGFTTSENIEKLRSGTTGLQTCADNEFLESPICAGIIASDKLSKAFANIGNPENFTKLEQMMLLAIQDILNKNPNFDRNQSGLIISTTKGNVHLLDDLKGLKEERILLSKLGKIIRDFFGFKLKPIVVSNACISGGLALSVAKKMINAGQLSEAIVVGGDMLSKFIVSGFNSFQALSDTACKPFSKDRTGINLGEAAAAVLVSDRKKAHSNCINLVGDASANDANHISGPSRTGEGLHKSIQNSLKEAKISSEAINAISTHGTATVYNDEMEAIAVSRNNLTEIPLNSIKGYYGHTLGASALIEAIVCKHMMLNNEIYQSLNFTQLGVSEKINVVTEYQKSVPIEYMLKTASGFGGCNLAMIFKKEAGNGES, encoded by the coding sequence ATGAAGAACCTTTACCTACATGATGATTGCATAATTTCTCCGCTTGGCTTTACCACTTCAGAAAATATTGAAAAATTAAGAAGTGGTACCACCGGTTTACAGACATGTGCTGATAATGAATTTTTAGAATCTCCAATTTGTGCCGGGATTATAGCTTCAGATAAATTATCGAAAGCATTTGCTAATATTGGAAATCCTGAGAACTTTACGAAGCTAGAGCAGATGATGTTGCTTGCAATCCAGGATATTTTAAACAAAAATCCAAATTTTGATAGAAATCAAAGCGGACTCATAATTTCTACAACTAAAGGCAATGTTCATCTTTTAGACGATTTAAAAGGTCTTAAGGAAGAACGCATATTATTATCCAAATTGGGTAAAATTATCCGGGATTTTTTTGGCTTTAAACTGAAGCCGATTGTGGTTTCGAATGCTTGTATTTCTGGAGGTTTAGCACTATCTGTCGCAAAGAAAATGATAAATGCCGGTCAACTTTCAGAAGCGATTGTGGTAGGTGGCGATATGTTATCCAAATTCATAGTTTCTGGTTTTAATTCTTTTCAGGCTTTAAGCGATACGGCTTGCAAGCCTTTTTCTAAAGATCGCACCGGGATTAATTTAGGCGAAGCGGCGGCAGCGGTTTTGGTAAGTGATAGGAAAAAAGCACATTCAAATTGTATAAATTTGGTGGGAGATGCTTCAGCGAATGATGCTAATCACATTTCAGGACCATCACGAACGGGTGAAGGTTTACATAAAAGCATTCAGAATTCGTTAAAAGAAGCTAAGATCTCTTCCGAAGCAATTAATGCAATTTCTACTCACGGTACCGCAACGGTTTATAATGATGAGATGGAAGCTATTGCGGTTTCAAGAAATAATTTAACCGAAATTCCCTTAAATAGTATCAAAGGATATTACGGGCATACTTTAGGAGCTTCAGCTTTAATAGAAGCAATTGTTTGCAAACACATGATGCTGAATAATGAGATCTATCAAAGTCTGAATTTCACTCAGCTCGGCGTTTCAGAAAAAATAAATGTGGTAACCGAATATCAAAAATCAGTGCCTATCGAATATATGCTAAAAACAGCTTCGGGTTTTGGCGGTTGCAATTTGGCTATGATTTTTAAAAAAGAAGCAGGAAATGGCGAATCTTAA
- a CDS encoding 3-oxoacyl-ACP synthase: MANLKLEHWVRIKNGKIICDDEVIFSSEEGTGKFIKAAFKFLDIKYPKFHKMDRLSKLGFIASAIIASKTEFSEDTALIFSNNSSSLESDIKYQKSIDEFPSPSLFVYTLPNIVLGEISIYFNLKSENAFFIEDQFNANLLLKYSEQLIETEKAEKVVCGWLNLQNDEYDVFLWLNSKSPKTEISEQQIRKIYDADYD, translated from the coding sequence ATGGCGAATCTTAAATTAGAACATTGGGTACGCATTAAAAATGGAAAGATAATTTGTGATGATGAAGTTATTTTTTCTTCGGAAGAAGGAACTGGGAAATTTATCAAAGCTGCTTTTAAATTCCTGGATATCAAATATCCGAAATTCCATAAAATGGATCGACTTTCTAAATTAGGCTTTATAGCTTCAGCAATAATAGCTTCAAAAACCGAATTTAGTGAAGATACCGCACTAATTTTCAGCAATAATAGTTCTAGTTTAGAGAGCGATATAAAGTATCAGAAATCAATTGACGAATTTCCTTCACCATCACTTTTTGTGTATACATTACCGAATATCGTTTTGGGAGAAATTAGTATCTATTTTAATCTGAAAAGCGAAAATGCGTTTTTTATTGAAGATCAGTTTAATGCAAATTTATTATTGAAATATTCTGAGCAATTAATTGAAACTGAAAAAGCAGAAAAAGTGGTTTGTGGTTGGTTAAACTTGCAAAACGATGAATATGATGTATTTTTGTGGCTTAATTCGAAATCTCCGAAAACGGAAATTTCTGAGCAACAAATAAGGAAAATATACGATGCCGATTATGACTGA
- a CDS encoding phosphopantetheine-binding protein translates to MTDLHTELKASIIEQLNLEDMEVSDIENDEPLFGDGLGLDSIDALELIVLLEKDYGIKLTDPQKSREIFESINKMADFIEANRTK, encoded by the coding sequence ATGACTGATTTGCATACCGAGTTAAAAGCCAGTATAATAGAACAGCTGAACCTGGAAGATATGGAGGTTAGCGATATAGAAAATGACGAACCTTTATTTGGTGATGGTCTCGGTTTAGATTCTATCGATGCGTTAGAATTAATCGTTTTATTAGAAAAAGACTACGGAATTAAGCTTACCGATCCCCAAAAAAGTCGGGAGATTTTTGAAAGTATTAATAAAATGGCCGATTTTATTGAAGCGAATCGCACAAAATAA
- a CDS encoding beta-ketoacyl synthase chain length factor, protein MDRKIYINGAASISAQTEEEIFSEKAKVFRENIFPAREVNYKEHIKPMMLRRMSKAIKMGLVTAKNVLNEASVEIPDSIIVGTGEGCKQDTEKFLENILNENEQFSTPTSFIQSTHNTVGGQIALDLKCTGYNMTYTQNSASFESALIDAKLQFTEGMDTRSVLVGGVDELAKTSTPFYNLDEQLKSGKINSSELLQSQSGGTITSEGAAFFLLSEIRTQNSYAEISDCAIYRVISEEKLSEEISWFLKKNNLEVEDLDAIILGNNGDARFDHFYHQLQKGIFENTLQLGYKHLVGDYNTVTAYACWLGAEILKRNIIPQQLKLNAISVKKPKSILIYNQYLGKNHSLTLLRSL, encoded by the coding sequence ATGGATAGAAAGATTTACATCAATGGAGCAGCAAGTATATCTGCACAAACCGAAGAAGAAATTTTTTCAGAAAAAGCTAAAGTTTTTCGCGAAAACATCTTTCCTGCCAGAGAAGTAAATTATAAAGAGCACATCAAACCTATGATGCTTCGTCGCATGTCGAAAGCGATTAAAATGGGTTTGGTTACCGCCAAGAACGTTTTAAATGAAGCTTCAGTAGAAATTCCCGATAGTATTATTGTTGGAACAGGTGAGGGCTGCAAACAGGATACTGAAAAATTTTTGGAGAATATCTTAAACGAAAATGAGCAATTTTCAACACCAACCTCGTTCATTCAAAGTACGCATAATACGGTTGGTGGGCAGATTGCGTTAGATTTAAAATGTACCGGATATAATATGACCTACACCCAAAACAGCGCATCGTTCGAGTCGGCTTTGATTGACGCAAAACTTCAATTTACTGAAGGTATGGATACGCGCTCAGTTTTGGTTGGGGGAGTAGATGAACTTGCAAAAACCAGTACGCCATTTTATAATTTAGATGAACAGTTAAAATCGGGCAAAATAAATTCTTCGGAATTATTACAATCTCAATCGGGTGGTACGATCACTTCGGAAGGTGCTGCTTTCTTTTTACTTTCAGAAATTCGAACTCAAAATTCGTATGCTGAAATTTCAGATTGTGCAATTTATAGGGTTATTTCTGAAGAAAAGCTTTCTGAAGAGATTAGCTGGTTTTTAAAGAAAAACAATCTTGAAGTTGAAGATCTTGATGCGATTATTCTTGGAAATAATGGAGACGCAAGATTCGATCATTTTTATCATCAACTACAAAAAGGAATTTTTGAAAATACTCTTCAATTAGGCTATAAGCATTTGGTAGGCGATTATAACACGGTGACTGCTTATGCATGTTGGTTAGGCGCCGAAATTTTAAAAAGAAATATAATTCCGCAGCAATTAAAATTGAATGCAATTTCAGTAAAAAAACCAAAATCGATTTTAATTTATAATCAGTATCTTGGTAAAAATCACAGTCTAACTTTGCTTCGAAGTCTTTGA
- a CDS encoding polysaccharide deacetylase family protein, whose translation MKFRILNFFIWIVLIAVAMYCGVNGLPLWPIAIISLLYPIFLITISTNIRWNVFVKGFHDQKNHPRKEVCLSFDDGPTEVTPMILDLLEKYDAKACFFCIGEQMEKHPEIVKDIIERGHVIGNHTYSHTRKMGFLSSKSLAREIDACNIIANDITGFNLNLFRPPFGIINPKTKSALEKTGHLVIGWNLRTYDAILNDESKIVTRVKRKLKPGDVILLHDNKEQTIIILEQLLLHLKSNGYRAIRPDQLFKINAYT comes from the coding sequence TTGAAATTCCGCATTCTAAATTTCTTTATCTGGATCGTATTAATCGCAGTGGCGATGTATTGCGGAGTAAACGGACTCCCGTTGTGGCCCATCGCCATTATTTCTCTTTTGTATCCTATTTTTTTAATAACAATTTCTACAAATATCAGATGGAATGTCTTCGTTAAAGGATTTCATGATCAAAAAAATCATCCAAGAAAAGAGGTATGTTTAAGCTTTGACGACGGTCCAACAGAAGTTACTCCTATGATTTTGGATTTATTAGAAAAATATGATGCTAAGGCTTGCTTTTTCTGTATTGGTGAGCAAATGGAAAAGCATCCAGAAATTGTTAAAGATATTATCGAAAGAGGACATGTAATTGGAAATCACACCTATTCTCATACTCGAAAAATGGGATTTCTTTCCTCTAAAAGTTTGGCAAGAGAAATTGATGCGTGCAATATAATAGCGAATGATATTACAGGTTTTAACCTCAATTTATTTAGGCCACCGTTTGGGATTATTAATCCTAAAACTAAAAGTGCGTTAGAGAAAACCGGGCATCTGGTTATTGGGTGGAATCTTAGAACGTACGATGCTATTTTAAATGATGAATCTAAAATTGTTACTCGGGTAAAACGAAAATTGAAACCTGGCGATGTTATTTTATTACACGATAACAAGGAACAGACGATAATAATATTGGAACAATTGTTGTTGCATCTTAAATCAAACGGATATCGGGCAATTAGGCCAGATCAATTATTCAAAATCAATGCGTATACTTAG
- a CDS encoding LolA family protein translates to MRILSIILFFWSFGMFAQSNNFTSVSLKRSSQLTEKMESAKSLYGEFEQTKVMKMMDAESTSYGKIYYKSPDIIKWEYTKPFPYSLLFKDNFLYIDDDGHKSKQDMSSNKMFAKLGDLITGSLNGKLLKDDEHFDVEYQKKNNLVEAVISPKDKSMADMFEKVIMSFSEDKMLQSVKLVEESGDYTLISFQNWEMNKTIKAAVFQP, encoded by the coding sequence ATGCGTATACTTAGTATAATCCTGTTTTTTTGGAGTTTTGGGATGTTTGCACAAAGTAACAATTTTACTAGTGTTAGCTTAAAAAGATCTTCACAGCTTACCGAAAAAATGGAATCGGCCAAAAGTCTTTACGGAGAATTCGAGCAAACCAAAGTGATGAAAATGATGGATGCTGAATCAACTTCTTATGGAAAAATTTATTACAAATCTCCTGATATTATAAAATGGGAATACACAAAGCCTTTCCCATATTCATTACTTTTTAAAGATAACTTTTTGTACATCGATGATGATGGACATAAGAGTAAACAAGATATGAGCAGCAATAAAATGTTTGCGAAACTTGGTGATCTTATTACCGGAAGTCTTAATGGTAAATTATTAAAAGATGATGAACATTTTGATGTTGAATATCAAAAAAAGAATAATCTTGTAGAAGCTGTAATTTCTCCAAAGGACAAAAGCATGGCCGATATGTTTGAAAAAGTAATTATGAGCTTTAGTGAAGATAAAATGCTTCAATCGGTAAAGCTAGTTGAGGAAAGCGGAGACTACACCTTAATTAGTTTTCAAAACTGGGAAATGAATAAGACTATAAAAGCCGCCGTTTTTCAACCATAA
- a CDS encoding hydroxymyristoyl-ACP dehydratase — translation MLLKDFYKVLESSKEEETFITKIYIEKSHSLYSGHFPDRPVTPGVILMHLFKEEAERRTSQNLGLIKASNVKFMAVVDPNTSDEVILETQITEEEGITKVKGIAKQNNALALKFNALYKAV, via the coding sequence ATGTTGCTTAAAGATTTTTATAAAGTCTTAGAATCTTCTAAAGAAGAAGAAACATTTATTACTAAAATATATATTGAAAAATCCCATTCGTTATATTCAGGTCACTTTCCCGATCGTCCCGTAACTCCGGGTGTTATTCTAATGCATCTTTTTAAGGAAGAAGCTGAAAGGCGTACAAGCCAGAATTTAGGTTTAATAAAAGCGAGTAACGTAAAATTTATGGCTGTGGTAGACCCAAATACTTCAGACGAAGTTATTCTTGAAACACAAATTACCGAAGAAGAAGGTATCACTAAAGTTAAAGGCATAGCAAAGCAGAATAATGCTTTAGCTTTAAAATTCAACGCATTATACAAAGCGGTCTAG